In the Dioscorea cayenensis subsp. rotundata cultivar TDr96_F1 unplaced genomic scaffold, TDr96_F1_v2_PseudoChromosome.rev07_lg8_w22 25.fasta BLBR01001071.1, whole genome shotgun sequence genome, one interval contains:
- the LOC120255558 gene encoding ACT domain-containing protein ACR8-like encodes MEWPGSLDEYQKLVTRMNTPRVVIDNKVSPSTTIVKLHSARKHGVLLEAIQALSDLNLSITKAYISSDASWFMDVFHLTDHLSDKLSDDPHLLSSFITPLLTAATSDHLSHPTSPPPLPNTSLTALELTAGDRLGALSDLFAVLADLDCSIAAVKTWTFNGCMASLLFIHNVDFDQNPTKLNVIITRLRHVINGDVQPTSTAVSHSDRRLHQLLLPEQPSQSTPLTVSVTIQNLVKRDYSVINIQCRDRPKLLFDVVCVLTDMNYVVFHGTVNTDGDKAHQEFYVRNSDGKIIGTEEEKERVVKNLRTGIERRAEKGLRLEICAEDRHGLLADVTRVLRENGLSITMAEVMRMEEKVVKSVFYVDDVAGCNLVSDKVIEMVKERMGNGSLKVGEVLKKTLGRRKVEEDGGVGLVYLGSFVRRNLYNLGLIRSCS; translated from the exons atgGAATGGCCTGGTTCATTAGATGAGTACCAAAAGCTTGTCACTAGGATGAACACTCCCag ggtGGTGATTGATAACAAAGTAAGTCCAAGTACCACCATAGTAAAACTCCATAGTGCTCGGAAGCATGGTGTTCTTCTAGAAGCCATACAAGCACTCTCAGACCTCAACCTCTCCATCACCAAAGCCTACATCTCCTCCGACGCTTCCTGGTTCATGGACGTCTTCCATCTCACCGACCACCTCTCCGATAAGCTTTCCGACGACCCTCACCTCCTCTCCTCATTCATCACTCCCCTCCTCACCGCCGCCACCTCCGACCACCTTTCTCACCCCACttcaccaccaccacttcccaacACTTCTCTAACAGCTCTAGAGCTCACTGCCGGTGACCGGCTCGGGGCTCTCTCCGACCTCTTCGCCGTCCTCGCCGACCTTGACTGCTCTATCGCCGCCGTCAAGACCTGGACTTTCAACGGCTGCATGGCTTCTCTTCTCTTCATCCACAACGTTGACTTTGACCAAAACCCCACCAAGCTCAACGTCATCATCACTAGGCTTCGCCACGTCATCAACGGCGATGTCCAACCAACCTCCACGGCCGTGTCCCACTCCGACCGTCGTCTCCACCAACTCTTACTCCCTGAACAACCATCCCAGTCAACGCCGTTGACAGTCTCTGTTACTATACAAAACTTGGTCAAACGAGACTACTCCGTTATTAACATTCAATGTCGTGATCGTCCCAAGCTCTTGTTCGATGTTGTTTGTGTTCTCACCGACATGAattatgttgtttttcatggtaCGGTTAACACTGACGGTGATAAAGCACATCAG gaGTTTTACGTACGTAATTCTGATGGGAAGATAATTGgaacagaagaagaaaaggaaagagtGGTGAAGAATTTGAGAACAGGGATAGAGAGAAGAGCAGAGAAAGGGTTGAGGTTGGAGATATGTGCAGAAGATAGACATGGATTGTTAGCTGATGttactagggttttgagagagaatgggttATCCATAACAATGGCAGAAGTCATGAGAATGGAAGAGAAGGTGGTGAAGAGTGTGttttatgttgatgatgttgCAGGGTGTAATTTGGTGAGTGATAAGGTGATTGAAATGGTGAAAGAGAGGATGGGGAATGGGAGTTTGAAGGTGGGGGAAGTGCTGAAGAAGACTTTGGGAAGGAGGAAGGTGGAGGAAGATGGTGGTGTAGGACTTGTTTATTTGGGTAGTTTTGTTAGGAGAAATCTTTATAATTTAGGGTTGATAAGGTCTTGTTCTTAG